The Selenihalanaerobacter shriftii genome contains the following window.
CGATTTCTTCTTTGCTCAATCCTAGAATATCAGCAATATCTGTGATATGCTTTAATTCTGCTTCTTGAGCTATTTCAATATCCGACTTTACTGCCACTTAAAATCACTACCTTTCCTTTTTATATTTATTTATTAATTTATTAGAATTAATAAATTAATATTTGAAATTAAATTTATTACTTAAAATACACTTGAATATTTTAATATTCAGAAATTTAATTCTAAATAAAATATATTAATATATATATATATATACATAGTTTAATAATTTAAAAATAGATATTGCTTATTGTATTCCCCCCCTCTCATCTTTAGTTAACAAATTTTTAATAAACTGATACTTATTTTCATATTCCATTTATATTAACTAGTAGTAATATATTACATGATAAATTTCAAATATCCTTCTTTTTCTGAAAAATATTTTGATTCAAATTATATTTTTTTACTACTAATTCTGACTTTAAAAGAAAAGTGGAATAAAGATGAGTTAACTAACCTTAACTCAACTGATGTTGAAGTCGGTATTGGAGACGATGGAGCAATAATTGATAATAATCCTAATTACCAAACTGTAGTTACTACTGAAAAGAAGGATTAGCTTTGAAAGCTAATCCCTATTTGTTATAATTTCTACTTCTCTCCACATCTGTGGAGTATAGTTTCCCATCTCTTATCAACATTCTCTTGGATCTCTTCAATGAGATGTTCATTTCCTTCTTTAAATAAATGTTTAAATCTACCTTGTGGTTCTAACCAATCAGTAATAGGCGCTTTTTCTTTAGGAATATGGTTTAAATTCCATTCCCCATTCTCTACTTCAAATAATGGCCAAAAACAACTATCTGTAGCTGCTCTCATAAGATCCATTGCTAGATCTTCTGGATATCTCCAACCTCTAGGACATTGTGATAATACATTTAAGAAAGCTGGACCGTCAACTTCAAAAGCTTTTCTTGCTTTCCTAATTAAGTCCTTAAAATTATGAGGTGATGTTTGAGCAACATAAGGAATATTATGAGCGGCAATGATATCAGTTAATTCCTTTCTAAACTGCTGCTTACCTGGAATTACTTTTCCAGCGGGACTAGTTGTTGTACTAGCATTCTTTGGAGTAGCACTTGAACGTTGAATACCTGTATTCATGTAAGCACCATTATCATAACAGACATAGACCATATTATGGCCTCTTTCCATAGCTCCTGATAATGACTGAAAACCGATATCATATGTTCCACCATCACCACCAAAAGCTATAAATTTAATCTCTTCATTTTCATTAAGTTTTCCTTGTCTCTTTAAAGAACGATATGCAGCTTCTACACCACTAATAGTTGCTGCTGCATTCTCAAATGCATTATGGATAAAAGAATCTTTCCAAGCAGTATAAGGATAAATCGTAGTAGAAACTTCTAAACATCCTGTTGCACAACCAACTACCACTGGATTATCAGTTGCATGTAGAATTTGACGAACAATAATTGAAGCTCCACACCCAGAACATAATCTATGACCACCAGTCAATCTTTCATCTTGTGTCGATAGCTCTTTTAAGTTTACTTTAGACATTTATTACACCTCCTATTCTCTTACACCAAGATATTTAACTCTTTTAGTAACGCTGTCAGACTTTACAACTTCTTGTAATTCATTATATATAAACTCAATATCTTCAACTGTAGTATCGCGTCCACCTAAACCATAAATATAATTAACAGCTTCTACATCAGCTTTTGCATCATATAAAGCACTTCTTACATCTGTAAATACTGGCCCACCAGTAGTTGAAAATGTTTCTGCACGATCCATGATAGCTACTGCTTTTAAATCACTAAGAACCTCAGCAATTTCTGGTGCCGGGAATGGTCTATACATTCTTAGCTTAAGTAATCCTGCTTTAACACCTTCATCTCTTAACTCATCAACAGCAGCTTTTGCAGTCCCTGTTGTTGAAGCCAAAGCAAGAATAGCAATTTCAGCATCATCTAATTTATATTCCTCAAAATATTCAAAACCTCGTCCAGTTAATTCTTTATATTCTTTAGCAATATCTACTATAACATTTTTAGCATTCTCCATAGCTTCAGATTGTTGTTTTTTATGTTCAAAATAAAAATCTTGTAAATCAAGAGGTCCAACAGTAACTGGATTATCAGTGTCTAATAAAGTGTGTTCAGCTTGATAAGTACCTATAAAATCCTGTACATCTTCATCAGCTAATAAGTCTAAATTTTCTACAGCATGACTAATAATAAATCCATCCATATTCACCATTACTGGCAATCTAACATCGTCATGTTCTCCAATCCTAACTGCCTGGATAGCATTATCATAAGCTTCCTGAGCATTCTCAGCATATAATTGAATCCAACCTGAATCCCTAGCGCCCATGGAATCACTATGATCACAGTGAATATTAATTGGTCCACTTAATGCTCTATTCACAACAGGCATCACAATCGGCAATCTTGTTGAAGCAGCAATATATATAATCTCCCACATTAAAGCCAAACCGTTAGCAGCAGTAGCAGTCATTGCTCTAGCTCCACCAGCAGCAGCTCCAACTGTAGCACTCATTGCACTATGTTCACTCTCAACTGTAACAAATTCTGTATCTACAGCTCCATCAGCAACAAATTGTGAGAACATCTGAACAACTTCTGTTTGTGGAGTAATTGGATAAGCAGCTACAACATCTGGATTAATCTGTTTCATGGCTTGAGCCATTGCTTCATTTCCAGTTAAAGCAACTTGATTCGACATTTTTATTTCCCCCTTCCATTTATTTCTCAGTTGATGGTTCTTCCTTCTTCATGCTTATAGCATCAACAGGACACTCATGAGCACAAATTCCACAACCTTTACAATAATCATGATCAAACCCTGTCACTTCTTTTCCCTCTGACACAACA
Protein-coding sequences here:
- the porA gene encoding pyruvate ferredoxin oxidoreductase encodes the protein MSNQVALTGNEAMAQAMKQINPDVVAAYPITPQTEVVQMFSQFVADGAVDTEFVTVESEHSAMSATVGAAAGGARAMTATAANGLALMWEIIYIAASTRLPIVMPVVNRALSGPINIHCDHSDSMGARDSGWIQLYAENAQEAYDNAIQAVRIGEHDDVRLPVMVNMDGFIISHAVENLDLLADEDVQDFIGTYQAEHTLLDTDNPVTVGPLDLQDFYFEHKKQQSEAMENAKNVIVDIAKEYKELTGRGFEYFEEYKLDDAEIAILALASTTGTAKAAVDELRDEGVKAGLLKLRMYRPFPAPEIAEVLSDLKAVAIMDRAETFSTTGGPVFTDVRSALYDAKADVEAVNYIYGLGGRDTTVEDIEFIYNELQEVVKSDSVTKRVKYLGVRE
- a CDS encoding thiamine pyrophosphate-dependent enzyme, with product MSKVNLKELSTQDERLTGGHRLCSGCGASIIVRQILHATDNPVVVGCATGCLEVSTTIYPYTAWKDSFIHNAFENAAATISGVEAAYRSLKRQGKLNENEEIKFIAFGGDGGTYDIGFQSLSGAMERGHNMVYVCYDNGAYMNTGIQRSSATPKNASTTTSPAGKVIPGKQQFRKELTDIIAAHNIPYVAQTSPHNFKDLIRKARKAFEVDGPAFLNVLSQCPRGWRYPEDLAMDLMRAATDSCFWPLFEVENGEWNLNHIPKEKAPITDWLEPQGRFKHLFKEGNEHLIEEIQENVDKRWETILHRCGEK